From the genome of Fibrobacter sp. UWP2, one region includes:
- a CDS encoding glycosyltransferase family 2 protein, with translation MKTAVAILVNFKAAQETVRCLRALEKGTVKPQCVYVVDNASTEESQKTFGNEAFELSVKWIWNTENRGFAAGCNQGIRAAQADGFDGFFWLLNNDTAPQEDALEKLLEKASETGAGITGSQITDMDGNFLGGVGFVNPQMANVRRANSPTEPGFDYVEGSSFLISPECLQKVGPMCEDYFLYFEENDYCCAAKKMGFGLAWATESIVRHSVGTSTKSELGKGKVPYFIDCLMIRNRVHFACKFGFPRVWVLLGLFISLGIRLKRLQPQRVWTILRITMSPNAFKNFVQKNGGYYA, from the coding sequence ATGAAAACCGCCGTCGCCATCCTCGTGAACTTCAAGGCTGCACAAGAAACCGTCCGCTGCCTGCGCGCCCTCGAAAAAGGGACGGTCAAGCCGCAGTGCGTTTACGTGGTTGACAACGCCTCGACCGAGGAATCGCAAAAAACGTTCGGGAACGAAGCCTTTGAACTCTCCGTCAAGTGGATTTGGAATACCGAGAACCGCGGCTTTGCCGCAGGCTGCAACCAGGGGATTCGCGCCGCGCAGGCCGACGGATTTGACGGCTTCTTTTGGCTGTTGAACAACGATACCGCCCCCCAGGAGGATGCCCTGGAAAAGCTTTTGGAGAAAGCCTCCGAAACGGGCGCCGGCATCACGGGCTCGCAAATCACCGACATGGACGGGAACTTTTTGGGTGGCGTCGGGTTCGTGAACCCGCAAATGGCGAACGTGCGGCGCGCCAATAGCCCAACCGAACCAGGCTTTGACTACGTCGAGGGTTCGTCTTTTTTGATTTCGCCCGAGTGCCTGCAAAAAGTAGGCCCCATGTGCGAAGACTACTTTTTGTACTTCGAAGAGAACGACTATTGCTGCGCGGCAAAAAAAATGGGCTTTGGGCTCGCCTGGGCAACCGAAAGCATTGTGCGCCACAGCGTAGGGACCAGCACAAAAAGCGAACTGGGCAAGGGCAAAGTCCCCTACTTTATTGACTGCCTCATGATCAGGAATCGCGTCCACTTTGCCTGCAAGTTCGGCTTCCCCAGGGTCTGGGTGCTGCTCGGGCTTTTCATTTCGCTTGGCATCCGCCTAAAACGTTTACAGCCCCAAAGGGTGTGGACCATATTGCGCATCACCATGTCGCCCAACGCCTTTAAAAACTTCGTCCAAAAGAACGGAGGTTATTATGCATAG
- a CDS encoding capsule assembly Wzi family protein yields the protein MHRTFKLFMPVLMFTLAIASSSTAFAANRPGNPQVRHLSFADTAKKYQVNLRGQLVDSVAVTNLTTAPTHYDNSMSVRLFLDGHFTDAFWFDARVKVHTDYTNRDIADHFYNPYEGIPYNKQSENKRTWDLFAANMGYNAGFARLLAGFDYLEWGPARRNHVILRGENNIYRPWQDSSSRLFDAAPTPYFGYQFEIGPVIYTQYAAKLFEKKNAGKYLHAHRLDLNLPKNITLGLSETSLYGTTVEPAGTNPNEDADSTGREFEWAYVIPFIPYVFEEHLQGDQDNISLAFDLSVKTIPHWEFYGELLWDDMKSPTSMFDDGWWGNKWAATVGVARDSLHLGPALIDFFTEYTRIEPWVYTHHKGGGYTYATYAQSLGSDLGPNAQEFHGELSATYKFIKGTLVAGAVAKDTAFGGNLADIHGPDDATDKKFLRDASTLNYKELGGSVSLSPWSWMCFKAGYTRFFGDYEGYHATATGTLQW from the coding sequence ATGCATAGAACATTCAAGCTGTTTATGCCCGTTTTAATGTTCACGCTCGCCATTGCAAGCAGCAGCACGGCCTTTGCCGCAAACCGCCCGGGCAATCCGCAAGTGCGCCACCTTAGCTTTGCCGACACGGCAAAAAAATACCAGGTGAACTTGCGCGGGCAGCTGGTGGACTCTGTCGCCGTGACGAACTTGACGACGGCCCCCACGCACTACGACAACTCCATGTCGGTGCGGCTCTTTTTGGACGGGCACTTTACCGACGCCTTTTGGTTTGACGCCCGCGTAAAGGTCCATACCGACTACACCAACCGCGATATTGCCGACCACTTTTACAACCCGTACGAGGGAATCCCCTACAACAAGCAAAGCGAAAACAAGCGCACCTGGGACCTTTTCGCCGCCAACATGGGCTACAATGCAGGTTTTGCACGACTGCTCGCCGGGTTCGACTACCTGGAATGGGGACCCGCCCGCCGCAACCACGTGATTCTGCGCGGCGAGAACAACATTTACCGCCCGTGGCAAGACAGCAGCAGCCGCTTGTTCGACGCGGCACCCACACCCTATTTTGGCTACCAGTTCGAGATTGGCCCCGTGATCTACACGCAATACGCCGCCAAGCTCTTCGAAAAGAAGAACGCGGGCAAATACCTGCACGCCCACCGCCTCGACTTGAACCTCCCCAAGAACATAACCCTCGGGCTGAGCGAGACCTCGCTGTACGGGACCACCGTGGAACCCGCCGGCACAAACCCGAACGAGGACGCCGACAGCACCGGCCGCGAATTTGAATGGGCCTACGTGATCCCGTTCATCCCCTACGTTTTCGAGGAGCATTTGCAAGGCGACCAAGACAACATCTCGCTCGCTTTTGACCTGAGTGTCAAGACCATCCCGCACTGGGAATTTTACGGCGAACTTTTATGGGACGACATGAAGTCGCCCACCAGCATGTTCGACGACGGATGGTGGGGCAACAAGTGGGCCGCCACCGTGGGCGTCGCCCGCGACAGCCTCCACCTTGGCCCTGCGCTCATTGACTTCTTTACCGAATACACGCGCATAGAGCCCTGGGTGTACACGCACCACAAGGGCGGAGGCTACACATACGCCACCTACGCGCAGAGCCTCGGGAGCGACCTCGGGCCGAACGCCCAGGAATTCCACGGGGAGCTAAGCGCCACCTACAAATTCATCAAGGGGACGCTCGTTGCCGGAGCCGTCGCCAAGGATACCGCCTTTGGCGGGAACCTCGCCGACATCCACGGACCCGACGACGCCACCGACAAAAAATTCCTGAGGGACGCCTCGACGCTCAACTACAAGGAGCTCGGCGGGTCCGTGAGTCTCTCGCCGTGGAGCTGGATGTGCTTTAAGGCGGGCTACACACGATTCTTTGGCGATTACGAAGGCTACCACGCCACCGCGACCGGCACCTTGCAGTGGTAA
- a CDS encoding PTS sugar transporter subunit IIA translates to MELLYTKFYPTQEPFNRALGFAYDALVHGPCAFDAHAVWEALSERVKQGIYMGEGLLLPHTRVSGLDRPLAGFAVCPSGFTGVNVRAGETAQFICVLLSPAESATAHTVAIANMAKKILDPEWKARALAAQNDAEIRALF, encoded by the coding sequence ATGGAATTACTTTATACGAAATTCTACCCAACGCAGGAACCTTTCAACAGGGCTCTTGGCTTTGCGTATGACGCCCTGGTGCACGGACCATGCGCCTTTGACGCCCATGCCGTTTGGGAAGCCCTCTCGGAGCGCGTCAAGCAGGGGATCTACATGGGCGAGGGATTGTTGCTGCCCCATACAAGGGTCTCGGGCCTGGATCGCCCTCTGGCGGGCTTTGCGGTTTGTCCGAGTGGCTTCACGGGCGTAAACGTTCGCGCCGGCGAGACGGCGCAGTTCATTTGCGTGCTGCTTTCGCCTGCCGAGTCTGCCACGGCGCATACTGTGGCGATTGCCAATATGGCAAAGAAAATTCTCGATCCCGAGTGGAAGGCGAGGGCGCTTGCCGCCCAGAACGACGCCGAAATCCGTGCCCTGTTCTAA